The Sesamum indicum cultivar Zhongzhi No. 13 unplaced genomic scaffold, S_indicum_v1.0 scaffold00221, whole genome shotgun sequence nucleotide sequence cgatgatccatgttgaacatcgctgtgtggaatgtccgtgggctgaacaaacgagaccatcagctcgctttGAAGGACTTGGTCTCTGAATACAGGTTACACTTCCTaggcattcttgaaactcgtgttcgtttGAATAATGTTATGCATATTCAATCGTTTTTACTTccacattggaaatggtttgtcgaTTATTCTTCTGTTGGTAATCGCATCTGGATAGCTTGGGACGAGAATAGTGTTGATGTCCATATCCTAGACTCGGCAGATCAATTTATTCACTGTCGGGTTACTAATATGGCTGACAATGAATCTGTTATTatcactgttgtttatgggGCATCTGAGGTGATTGATCGTCGGAATTTATGGACGGCACTGGAGACGCTATCTCAGCAATGCTCTGACATCCCGTGGATGGTGggaggggattttaatgcagtacgTGACCTTAACGAAGTATGTGGCATCtcaggagatataaggatggccaccGAAGAATTTAATGCTGGTATTCTGGAGGCGGGGCTGATCCCACTTcctatgcaaggtgaatggttcacgtggcataattgcagtacgTCTATgaggagtttatggaagcggcTGGATCGGATTCTTATTAATGACCGCTGGCTGGCAAGGTTCCCGAGCGCATATTATCACAGCCTTACTCCACGGACATCTGACCACTCTCCACTGGTCTTACATGGGGATATACAACAACATAATGGAGgcatgtttcgatttgataactatctggCCCATTCACCCGAGTTTATCCACAatgtgcagaatatttggcatcatgagatTGTGGGTAttcctatgtatgctgtgacacgtAAACTGAAGGCACTTAAACCAGTCTTTAGActacaaaggagaaataagggaGATCTGACGATGAATGTCCAACTAgccaaaggttttcttgatgaggcacaacagttGGTGAGCTCTGATAGACAAAATGAGCTATATTTACTCCTGGAGCATTGTTGTCGAGTCGTTTAtgctaaagcggcaaaacttgaacaaattatgctgcaGCAGAGAGccaaaatgcagtggatgaaagacggagaccaatgttcccgggttttctttcgtaaaattgcacAGAGACGAGTAAGGAGGAGAATCTTACAGattaatgatgagaatggtttCACACACACGGATCTAGGGGAAATCgcccatgagtttgtctcatactatcagaacctcttaggaggCACTAGAAGACGGCTGTCAGTGGATATTCGTTATCTTAGACCGTGGGCAAGGCACTGTAtcactgatgaggaagctaatCAATTACTCCTTCCACTCTCGggggatgatgtgaagcaaggaGTGTTCGATATTGCTGATGACAAGgcaccgggacctgatggttaCTCGTCAAGGTTTTTCAAGGCGGCTTGGCTTGTGGTTGGGGAAGAAGTTACGAGGGCGGTActagatttcttttctaacggaaaacttctgaagcagatcaACTCCACGATCTTGGCCctgatcccaaaggtacatacGCCTATGTcagttaatgattttagaccaatttcatgctgcaatgttttatacaagatcattgcgaaaCTTATCGTTTTTGTTATGTcatgttataaataaatcgTCACCAactgtataaataaatag carries:
- the LOC110011400 gene encoding uncharacterized protein LOC110011400 — encoded protein: MADNESVIITVVYGASEVIDRRNLWTALETLSQQCSDIPWMVGGDFNAVRDLNEVCGISGDIRMATEEFNAGILEAGLIPLPMQGEWFTWHNCSTSMRSLWKRLDRILINDRWLARFPSAYYHSLTPRTSDHSPLVLHGDIQQHNGGMFRFDNYLAHSPEFIHNVQNIWHHEIVGIPMYAVTRKLKALKPVFRLQRRNKGDLTMNVQLAKGFLDEAQQLRRVRRRILQINDENGFTHTDLGEIAHEFVSYYQNLLGGTRRRLSVDIRYLRPWARHCITDEEANQLLLPLSGDDVKQGVFDIADDKAPGPDGYSSRFFKAAWLVVGEEVTRAVLDFFSNGKLLKQINSTILALIPKRELVCTRAGAIHGKHPCLIKERKVSYPGACPCDVESFALSRIDLDSVNILFLETTGVHQSWSNSWKASLLD